From a single Bos indicus isolate NIAB-ARS_2022 breed Sahiwal x Tharparkar chromosome 11, NIAB-ARS_B.indTharparkar_mat_pri_1.0, whole genome shotgun sequence genomic region:
- the LOC139185968 gene encoding collagen alpha-1(I) chain-like, which yields MVSLPGESSQLPPSRLVWVSAPCRAGSRLPGGRAGQAGRQGGPAVGVRPGPCAPPVGSHPAAAVSRSLPGERWRLPRRFGRRARGRAPEAGGDSGNAPGAMRPGKSLLSPEIRAAGPRPGWAAAVGVGRCRCPARWTSAPRGPFCPRAPPGQLSASRKGHGAGVRRVTPSPCFPRARRCGPHGRTQTCPVFPASPMDPDSPDSQRVSSPRRGSALVSRTGGTGRDHGPPVLLPRVRRKRFLASLGERSSRCLHGRPPGGHGSRSSAQDSADGFPAGRAAPIPGAPGVPSILLGLRSGKDGVRVEALCFPVYPQSIQLKTTREGC from the exons ATGGTTTCA CTGCCCGGGGAGTCTTCCCAGCTCCCGCCCTCCCGTCTGGTCTGGGTCTCCGCGCCCTGCCGGGCCGGGAGCCGGCTCCCAGGCGGACGCGCGGGACAAGCGGGGCGTCAGGGCGGCCCGGCGGTCGGGGTCCGCCCGGGGCCGTGTGCGCCGCCCGTCGGGAGCCACCCAGCGGCCGCCGTGAGCCGGTCCCTTCCTGGGGAACGTTGGCGACTCCCGCGAAGGTTCGGCCGCCGAGCCCGGGGCAGAGCTCCAGAGGCCGGGGGTGACAGCGGCAACGCTCCCGGTGCCATGAGACCCGGGAAGAGCCTACTGTCTCCGGAGATTCGAGCTGCAGGTCCGCGGCCTGGGTGGGCGGCGGCGGTCGGTGTCGGTCGGTGTCGCTGCCCGGCCCGGTGGACCAGCGCGCCGCGGGGCCCCTTCTGCCCGCGGGCACCGCCGGGGCAGCTGAGCGCGAGCAGGAAAGGTCACGGCGCCGGCGTCCGCAGGGTTACACCTTCTCCATGTTTCCCACGCGCCCGGAGGTGCGGCCCACACGGACGCACGCAGACATGTCCAGTCTTCCCAGCCTCCCCCATGGACCCCGATAGTCCCGATTCACAACGTGTGTCCTCTCCCCGGAGAGGGTCGGCCCTGGTGTCCAGAACAGGAGGCACCGGCAGGGACCACGGGCCGCCCGTCCTCCTCCCCAGAGTGCGCCGGAAGCGCTTCCTTGCCTCCTTGGGGGAACGGTCGTCCCGCTGCCTTCACGGTCGTCCCCCAGGCGGCCACGGTTCCCGGTCAAGTGCTCAGGACTCCGCAGACGGGTTTCCTGCAGGTCGGGCTGCACCTATTCCAGGGGCGCCAGGAGTCCCTTCTATTCTCCTCGGGCTCAGAAGTGGAAAGGATGGTGTCCGTGTGGAGGCGCTGTGTTTCCCGG TTTATCCACAGAGTATCCAATTGAAGACGACCAGAGAAGGATGTTGA